The Phocoena sinus isolate mPhoSin1 chromosome 12, mPhoSin1.pri, whole genome shotgun sequence genome includes a window with the following:
- the FUT9 gene encoding alpha-(1,3)-fucosyltransferase 9 has translation MTSASKGILRPFLIVCIILGCFMACLLVYIKPTNSWIFNPMESASTVLKMKNFFSTKTDYFNETTILIWVWPFGQTFDLTSCQAMFNIQGCHLTTDRSLYNKSHAVLIHHRDISWDLTNLPQQARPPFQKWIWMNLESPTHTPQKSGIEHLFNLTLTYRRDSDIQVPYGFLTVSTNPFVFEVPSKEKLVCWVVSNWNPEHARVKYYNELSKSIEIHTYGQAFGEYVNDKNLIPTISTCKFYLSFENSIHKDYITEKLYNAFLAGSVPVVLGPSRENYENYIPADSFIHVEDYNSPSELAKYLKEVDKNNKLYLSYFNWRKDFTVNLPRFWESHACLACDHVKRHQEYKSVGNLEKWFWN, from the coding sequence ATGACCTCGGCATCCAAAGGAATTCTCCGCCCATTTTTAATCGTCTGCATTATCCTGGGCTGCTTCATGGCATGTCTGCTCGTTTACATCAAGCCCACCAACAGCTGGATCTTCAATCCGATGGAGTCAGCCAGCACTgtgctgaaaatgaaaaatttcttcTCCACCAAAACTGATTATTTTAACGAAACTACGATTCTGATTTGGGTGTGGCCATTTGGGCAGACCTTTGACCTTACATCTTGCCAAGCAATGTTCAACATCCAAGGATGCCATCTCACGACGGACCGGTCCCTGTACAACAAATCGCATGCGGTTCTGATCCATCACCGAGACATCAGTTGGGATCTGACTAATTTACCTCAGCAGGCGAGACCACCCTTCCAGAAATGGATTTGGATGAATTTGGAATCACCAACTCACACACCCCAGAAGAGCGGCATTGAGCACCTGTTCAACCTGACTCTGACTTATCGCCGCGACTCAGATATCCAAGTGCCTTATGGCTTCTTGACGGTGAGCACAAACCCCTTCGTGTTTGAAGTGCCAAGCAAAGAGAAGTTAGTGTGCTGGGTTGTAAGTAACTGGAACCCTGAGCATGCCAGGGTCAAGTATTACAATGAGCTAAGCAAAAGCATTGAAATCCATACCTATGGGCAAGCATTTGGAGAGTATGTGAATGATAAAAATTTGATTCCTACCATATCTACTTGCaaattttatctttcctttgaaAACTCAATCCACAAAGATTACATCACAGAAAAGCTCTACAATGCTTTTCTGGCTGGCTCTGTGCCTGTTGTTTTGGGGCCATCTAGGGAAAACTATGAGAATTATATTCCagcagattcattcattcatgtggaAGATTATAACTCTCCCAGTGAGCTAGCAAAGTATCTGAAGGAAGtagataaaaacaataaattatacCTTAGTTACTTTAACTGGAGGAAAGATTTCACAGTAAATCTTCCACGATTTTGGGAATCACATGCATGCTTGGCTTGTGACCATGTGAAAAGACATCAAGAATATAAATCCGTTGGTAATTTAGAGAAATGGTTTTGGAATTAA